One Terriglobales bacterium genomic region harbors:
- a CDS encoding 4Fe-4S dicluster domain-containing protein, which translates to MSKALLYDATLCIGCKQCEQACADKNKLPYDDKVAAEARQSEHKFTVVLAKDDKFMRRLCMNCNDPACASVCPVAALRKTSAGPVIYEASRCMGCRYCMLACPFGVPRYEWNSLNPKVQKCTMCSDRVLAGNPTACAEACPTGATKFGDRNELLTEARQRLRDNPGKYVDHIYGENEVGGTSVLLLSSVAFEEFGYRTDFPHDPLPNRTFAVQSRIPDFVPLWGSLLGGIWWITHRREEVALAEARKPEERGSAK; encoded by the coding sequence GCAAGCAATGCGAGCAGGCGTGCGCCGATAAAAACAAGCTTCCCTACGACGACAAGGTGGCCGCCGAGGCGCGGCAGTCCGAGCACAAATTCACCGTCGTTCTCGCGAAGGACGATAAATTCATGCGCCGCCTGTGCATGAACTGCAACGATCCGGCTTGCGCTTCGGTTTGCCCGGTGGCGGCGTTGCGCAAGACCTCCGCCGGCCCGGTGATTTACGAAGCCAGCCGCTGCATGGGCTGCCGCTACTGCATGCTGGCGTGCCCCTTCGGCGTGCCCCGCTACGAGTGGAACAGCCTCAATCCCAAGGTCCAGAAGTGCACCATGTGCTCCGACCGCGTGCTTGCCGGCAACCCCACCGCGTGCGCGGAAGCCTGCCCCACCGGCGCTACCAAGTTCGGCGACCGCAACGAACTGCTGACCGAAGCCCGCCAGCGCCTGCGCGATAACCCGGGCAAGTACGTAGACCATATTTACGGCGAAAACGAGGTCGGCGGCACCAGCGTGCTGCTGCTCTCCAGCGTCGCCTTCGAGGAATTCGGCTACCGCACCGACTTCCCCCACGACCCCCTGCCCAATCGCACCTTTGCCGTGCAGTCGCGCATTCCCGACTTCGTGCCCCTGTGGGGTTCGCTGCTGGGCGGCATCTGGTGGATCACCCACCGCCGCGAAGAGGTTGCACTGGCTGAGGCCCGCAAGCCGGAGGAGAGAGGAAGCGCGAAATGA